The stretch of DNA TCTGCCGACCCTGGGCGATACCGACATGGTGATGCTCGACCTTGGTGCGAACACCGAGTGCGATGCGCGCAACCTCGTCCAGTTCGCGATCATGGGCGCCGCCTATGCGCGGACTGCTCTCGACATCCCGCACCCCCGCGTCGCACTGCTGAATATCGGCAGCGAGGACATGAAGGGTACCGACGAGATCCGCGACGCCGCCGCGCAGCTGCGCGCGACGCCGTCCGTCGACATGCAGTTCGAAGGCTTCATCGAGGGTGACCGGCTGTCGCGCGGTGAGGTCGACGTCGTGGTATGTGACGGCTTTTCGGGCAACATCGCGCTGAAGACCGCCGAGGGCACCGCGCGATTCGTCGCCGACCTGCTCAAGCGCGCGTTCCGCAGCTCGGTGCGCTCGAAGCTCGGCTTCCTGATCTCGAAGCCGGCGACCGAATTGCTGCGCGATCACCTCGATCCCAACAATCACAACGGCGCGGTCTTTCTCGGGCTCAACGGCATCGTCGTGAAGAGCCATGGCGGCGCCAACGAGCGCGGCGTCGCGACCGCTATCGGCAATGCCGCCAAGATGGTCCGCAACGACCTGGTACGGCGGATCGCCGACGATCTCGGCAATGTGGAGAAGGCGGCATGATCCGTTCGGTCGTCATCGGCACGGGCTCCGCCCTGCCCGTCCGTCGTGTCTCGAACGCCGAACTCACGGAGACCGTTGATACCAGCGACGAGTGGATCGTCGAGCGCACCGGCATCCGCTTCCGCCACATCGCCGGCGAAGGCGAGACGACCGCGACGCTGGCGGCCGATGCGTGCAAGGCCGCGCTGGTCGCAGCGGGGATCGACTCGCAGAGCATCGACCTGATCGTGCTCGCCACCGCGACTCCGGACCAGACGTTTCCGTCGAGCGCCACCAAGGTGCAGGCGATGCTCGGGATCGACGACTGCGTCGCGTTCGACGTCGCCGCGGTCTGCTCGGGCTTCCTCTACGCGGTCCAGGTCGTCGACAGCATGATCCGCAGCGGTGTCGCCAAGCGTGCGCTGGTGATCGGCGCGGAGACGTTCAGCCGCATCCTCGACTGGGAAGACCGGACGACCTGCGTGTTGTTCGGCGATGGCGCTGGCGCGATCGTGCTCGAGGCGCAGGATACCGCCGACGCGGACGGGCGCGGGATCCTGACGACCAAGCTGCACGCCGATGGCCGGCACAACGAGCTTCTCTACGTCGACGGCGGCGTCTCGACGACCGGCACTGTCGGCAAGCTGCGCATGAAGGGCCGCGAGGTCTTCCGTCATGCGGTGACTAACCTGGCATCCGTCATGACCGAGTCGCTGGCGATGGCCGGGCTCGACGCGAACCAGGTCGACTGGGTCGTGCCGCATCAGGCGAACGCCCGGATCCTGGACGCGACCGCGCGGAAACTCGGCCTTGCCCCCGCCAAGGTTGTCGTCACCGTCGACCAGCATGCCAACACGTCGGCTGCCTCCGTACCGCTCGCTCTGGACGTCGCGGTGCGCGACGGTCGCATTCGGGAAGGCCAGATCGTCGTGCTGGAGGCGATGGGCGGCGGTTTTACCTGGGGTGCTGCGGTTATCCGCTTCTAATCCTGCCACAAACCAATCGATTCGCTTGTAGAACAAAAGTTCTTCCGGTCGCGTTCCAGCTTGTGTAGGAGGGGCGCCGAGACTGGGAGCTTGTGAATGACGATGACCGGTACTTTGACGCGGGCCGATTTGGCCGAGTCCCTCCACCGCGAGGTTGGATTGTCGCGTTCGGACTCATCGAAGATCGTCGAACAGATCCTCGCCGAGATGTGCGGCGCGCTGTCCGAAGGCGAGAACGTCAAGATCTCCGGGTTCGGGACGTTCGTGCTGCGCGACAAGGGCGAGCGCGTGGGCCGCAATCCGAAGACCGGCATCGAAGTGCCGATCGCGCCCCGCCGTGTCCTGACGTTCCGCGCAAGCCAGATGATGCGTGAGCGCATCGTCGGTGCCGACTAATCCAGCAATGCCCGACGGTGACGATGATTCCCCTGCCGACCCTACAGGCGACAGCGGTCAAAATACCAATCTTGTCTTAGCCAGCGACGGGGACGCTCCGTCGGCATCCGTTCCTGGCAAAACTCCCGTTTCAGGCAAGACTGGCGCGGCGTTTCGAACGATCGGCGAGCTGTCACGCGAGACCGGCCTGCCACAGCATATCCTGCGATATTGGGAGACCCGGTTTCCGCAGCTGCGCCCCCTGCAACGCGCGGGCAATCGACGCTATTACCGTGCCGAGGATGCGGTACTGGTCCGGCGGATCGATACGCTGCTCAATCGCGAAGGCTATACCGTCCGCGGCGTGCAGCAATTGCTTGCCGCTGAAAAGACACCGGTCGCCACGACCGAGGCGATCGAGCCCATGATCCCTGCCCTCCGTGCGATCCGCGCGCTTCTGGCAGACGCATTGGTCGAGGACGGCCGGCGCGCCTGACGCGCTGTCGGTAAAAGGGAAAGGGGAAGAACGATGCCCTCCCCTCGCCGATCTTAACCCTCGCTGCCGAGCGTCTTCTTGGCCGCGTCGAGTGCTGCCTTGCCGCCCTTGCGGACGGTCTTCACCGCGTCTTCCGATGCCTTCTCGATCGTCGTGCCGGCCTTACGACCGAGCCCGATCGACTTCGCCATCGCACGACGCGCTTCCGAATAGGTCGCGGCGACCATCGGATAGTCGGCCTTCAGGTTGAAGCGCTCGCGATACTGTTCCGGCGTCATGCCGTTGGTCGACAGGTGGCGACGCAGCGTCTTGTACTTCTTGCCGTCGAGCATCGAGATGATGTGATCCGGCGACGCGAGCGACTTGCGGACCGAAACGGCCGGCTCCGACGCAGGCATCGCAGCAGTCTCGGGTTCGGCATCGCCATTACCGACAAGCTTCTCGACCGCAGCGTGCATCGCGACGAGGAACGTGGGTACGTCGTCTGCGGCGGTGCGCGTATTGGGGTTCGCAAGCCATGCTGCCGTCAGTTCGGCGGCAAGCTCGACCGTATTGATTGTATCAGTCACACTAGGTCCTTGAATTCGTAATGCACCCCTGCGAGCAGGCGCCTACAGCTTTTGGCTGCAAATGAACACCAGGTGTTTACCATACGCCTATTATTACGTTTTGTTCATTCACGCCGCAAATGTCAGTGAGCGGCCCGATGTGCTTTGATGTCACGCCGCAGATAGCCAGACTTTGGCTAACAGGATGTCCGCATCGAAGAACGCAAAGTCCCAATGCAGACGTCCATGACAAACATTATGGATCCTTGGCTTTCCGATCGGTACGCCATCGAACGATCGCCAATCCGGTGACTGATACTCAAGCCGGAAACGGCTTATCGTCGCCGCTACTTTGTTACTCCGACATTCATGTCGCGATGCCCCGAACATGCGTTGCACAACCGCCTTGCCGGCGAGATCAGCGACCTTTGATGCGCATGTCGCACGCGGCAGAAACTTGTTCCGTCTGCCGCACGCGTCATCATGCGTCGACCCGCGGTATGAGACGGGGCGACCCGCACCAGAAGTCGCCGCGGCGCAATTCGCCATCGTTAGTCGCTACGGTGGCAAGCACTTGCCTAGGAACGGTCCCTGGCTCAGCATCTTGCATGAACGGCTGCACACCCTGCCGAAGCGCCTTCACCCGGCCGCCTACGAAAGGGCCAAAGCAGCATGTGGCGCAGCGGGCACCCATATCCTAGAATCGAACATCGGAGCGATTGGATTTCGAAGCCACCTCCGTCGCACGCCGAACAAGCAAAGCGCCTTATGAAGTGCAAGAAAGGGACGGATGCGAAGATGATCGGGGGCAGCCTATCAGAGAGCGTTAGAAGCCTAGCAGCCGGCGGAGGGCTGATCGTGCTGGTGGCAATCGCTGGCTGCGGCTCGCCCGAAGACGCCCGTGCAAACAGAAGAATGCCTGGTTCCGCACCGGCTGGAACGGCAACGGTCGCGTCAGTCCCGGTTACCGCGAACGCAGCCGGCGCAGACGCCCCCGTTCGCTCGACCACGGCCGTTGTCGTCGTCGGCGATACGCTGTGCCAAGTCGGTGAGATGCGCCTCTTCTCCTGCGAGATCGGTGCCAAGCGCGTGTCGGTGTGCGGCGGTGGCTCGGGTGCGGTCTATCGCTACGGAACGCCCAGCAAGGTGGAGCTTAGCTCGCATAACCTGACCTTCGCCAAGCGGAGCTATTCGGGTGGCGGAGAATCGCAGATCACTGCTAAAAACGATGATTACACCTACACCGTGTTCGATAGCACAGTGAGAACCTCCTTCGGTGAGGGCGCTAACAACCCGGCATTTTCGAGCGGACTGATCATGGCGCGCGGGGAACGCGTCATTGCATCGAAAATGTGCAACCGCGAATCCTCGGTGGAAGCGCCCGCGGAAAGGGCGCTGCCGACTGGCAACTTCATCAGACGGATCGCGAAGATCGTGCCGACCAGGATCGCGAGATAGCCGATCTGTCGTACGACGCTTCCGTCGCCGCCCTCGACGTTGGTCATGATCGGGCCGAGCATCACCAGGGAAATCAGCGCGATGATCGCGATCCGCAGCGGCATCAGTCGGTCACCGACGCTTCTGAGCACCGGCGCGTCGTCGTCCGCAGCGCCCTCGCCGAGTTTGGCCAGCCAGTCGCTGCCCGAGTAGGATCCCGGTTTGGCCCCTGGTTTGGATAGGGCGTGCGCGGTCCTCCCAATGCCACTGGAGCGGTTCGCGCGGTCGGATCGGTTCACGCCGTTGGGTCCTGAAAGCATGCGGAAACTCAATCGATAGGATGCATCGCAGGTACGACGCGTGCCGGACAGGTTGCGCGATAGCGATCGACGCGGCCGACGATATGCACGCGACCGTTCCTCCAATTCTATCCGCCGCGACGACAGGCGTCGACCATCCGAGACCGGCGATATCTGCCTCATGCCTGTTGTTTGCAGGATCGAGAACTTTGATCTGGAGCAGTCGAAATGATCGGATCATCAGGCACAAACGCTGCCAAGGTCGATTTTTACAATTTAATGGGCTGAAACCGTCTTTGGATGGTTGAACCCGCTGTGACACGCCGTTACGGGGTCCGCAGACAATGGAGTATACTATGGCCGAAGATACCACTGACCTGAATGCCGTCGAGCTGGCAACAGAACCTACGATCGCCTGGCTCGGCAACCCGAATACGCGGAGTTCGGCTGATGACGTTCCCGCGTTTCTCGGCAAAATGCATGAGACCGTCGCGACGTTGCTCGGCACCACGACCGAGGCTGCTCCGGTCGAAGCTGCGACCGAATACACGCCTGCCGTAACGGCACGCAAATCGCTCGCGTCGAAGGATCACATCATATCGATGATCGACGGCAAGTCGTACAAGACTTTGCGCCGTCACCTCGCGACGCACGGCATGACTCCTGCCGAATACCGCGAACGTTATGGCCTGAAGCCCGATTACCCGATGGTCGCCGAAAACTACTCGGAAAGCCGTCGCGCGATGGCGAAGAAGATCGGCCTCGTTCGCAAGCCTGGTCCGCGCAAGACCGACTCGGCGCCTGCCCAGGCGACGACGCGCAAGCGCAAGACGGACATCGCCGCCGCCGCTGAATAAGCGACGCCGCGAGGACCGACAAAAGGACCGGCGTCTCGCGACGCCGGTCCTTTTGTCGGTGCCGCCGAGCGCTGAGTCGTTACGTTGCGACCGTCACTTGGCGACCATCACTTCGCGAAGAGCCCGCGGCGGTAGAGCAATGTGATCGCGACGCGGCGGTTGCGCGGGTCCGCGGGATCCTTGACGATCAGTGGCTCCCGATCGGCGACGCCTTCGATCCGCTCGAACCGTTCCTCCGGCGTGCCACCCGACAACAACCGTCGCCGCGTCGCCTCGGCGCGGCCTGAGGACAGCATCCAGTTGTTCATCGCGCGCGGATCGCCGTACGGTACGCTGTCGGTATGCCCGCGGATCATGATCGGGTTCCGCATGCCCTGCACCGAGCCGGCGATCATGCCGATCAGTGCCGACGCCTCGGGATCGAGCGCGGTCGTACCCAGCGCGAACATCGAATAGTTGGCGTCGTCGACCAGGTCGATCCGCATCCCGTCCTGCGTCGGCAAGAACCGGACATGGTTCTGCAATCGTGACAATCTGGCGTTCCCCGCGATCTGGCCAAGCACGCGCCGACGCAGCGCCGCGAAGTTCTTGCGGTCTTCCTTGGTCAGCGCGTCGCGGCTTTTCAACGACCCCTTGGGCCCCGTCCCTGCCGACGGACCGCCGAGCCCGGCATCGGGGATCGCCAGTTGCGCCATGCTGGTCTGGCCGGGCTTGGGACCGATGCGGTTCTTGTCGAGGATCGATTCACCGCCGAACAGCCCGCCGCCGCCGATCCCGAGCGAGCGCGTGTTGAGGATGGTCGGAGCGAAGTAATCCGCAATGCCCTTGCGCTGTTTCTCGGTGGTCGCGCCGACGATCCACAGCAGCAGGAAGAACGCCATCATTGCCGTGACGAAATCGGCATAGGCGACTTTCCACGCGCCACCGTGATGGCCGCCATGCGCCTCGATATAGATCTTCTTGACGATGACCTTGGGCGGCTGGTTCGTACCGTGAGGCGCGCGGGCGGCCACCGGGTTACTTCCCGCGAAGCCCGTCGAAGACTTCGGCGAAGCCCGGCTGGTTCTTGTGCGCGATGCCCGAGCGCGCGGCCTCGATCACCAGCGGCTGCGGATGGCCGTGCAGCGAGGCAATGATGATCTGCTTCACCACGTCGTAGATCGACGCATCGGCATCGAGCACCTGCTTCAACCGGTTCGCGAGCGGCGCGACGATTCCGTACGCCAGCAGCACGCCCATGAACGTGCCGACCAGCGCCGAGCCGATCATCGCGCCCAAAATCGACGGTGGCTTGTCGATCGAGCCCATCGTCTTCACCACGCCGAGCACCGCCGCGACGATACCCAGCGCGGGCAACGCGTCGGCGAGGCTCGCGAGCGTGCCGTGCGCGGCCTCCTCCTCGTGGTGATGCGTCTTGATCGAGTGGTCCATCACCTCCTCGACCGCGTGCACGTCGAGCGTGCCCGACGACACCACGACCAGGCGCAGCGTGTCGGCGATCAGGTTGACGAGCGCCTTGTCCTTCAGGAGCTTGGGATATTCGGCGAACACCGCGGACGACTGCGGATCCTCGACATGCGGCTCGAGCGCGATCGGGCCGTCCATCCGCAGCATCTTCATCAGCTTGCTGACGAGGAAGATGACGTCGAGATAGTCCTGTTTCTTGTATTTCGGGCCCTTGAAGACCTTGCCGAGGCCAGCGCCGAGACCTTTCAGCTCCTTGCCCGAATTGCCGATGATCAGCGCGCCGGCGGCGGCCCCGCCGATGATCAGCATCTCGTGCGGAATGGCCTCCATGACGGGGCCGAGCGCGCCGCCGGTGAAGGCGAATCCGCCGAACACCATGACGAGCAGGACGACGATGCCGATAACCGGAAACATGGTGTTCGAAATTCCCCCTGGACCGATTACGGCGGTAGCGTAGCGCGAGCGTTAACCGGATTTGGTAGCCAAGCCGTTACCAGCCGGCCCGCTCAGCGCAGATAATCGAACAGCGACAGCGCCGAGAGCTTGGAAAAGCTCGCCTGCGTGGCCGACAGGATCGTCATCGTCTTCTGCAGCTCGACCACGGTGGTGGTGAGGTCGGTATCCTCGAGCCCGGACCGGGTCGCCTCGCGGTCTGCTGCGACATCGGTCAGCCGGGTCGTCTCCAGATCGACCCGGACGGCGCGCGCGCCGAGCGACGCCTGGACGGTCGACACCTGGTCCGCCGCGGCGCCGAGATCGGCGAGCGACGTACCGAGCGAACCCGCGGTGAAATCGTCCGATTGCAGCACGGCGGCGATCGCGGACAGCATCGCGAGCGTGTTGGTGCCGCCCTCGATGCTGCCATCAGCCTTGGTCGTGCCGCCGACGGTGAAGATGCGCGCGGCGGTCTCGTTCGCCTGGACGCTCTGGCCGTCGCCGATCGGAATCGCCGACACCGGCTTGGCGGCGAGCGCGTAGGTGCCGTCAACCGCGACCGCGGGCGCGCCGTCACCGCCTCCGAACAGCGCCTGCCCGCGCGCGTCCTTGGCGTTGGCGAGATTGGTCAGCGTCGCGACGATCCCGGCGATCTGCTCGCCGATCGCCTTGCGGTTTGCCGCGTTCAGCGTGCCGGTCTTTGCCTGCGTCACCAGCTCGGTCGCGCTCTGCAGCTGGTCGGTAATCGCGGAAAGGCTGGTGTCGCCCTGCTTCAGAATGGATTCGGCGGTGCCTAGATTGGCGACATAGGCCTTGTCGTTGACGGTATCGCGCTTCAGCCCAGCGAGGCGCTGGTAGGCGGCACTGTCGGAGGACGGTGCCGATAATCTGGTGCCGGTCGAGATCTGCGTCTGCAACTGGTCCGTCTTCGCCCCAAGCGACGACATCGACGCTGCTGCGCGGTCGTAGAATAGGCTGGTCGCGATCTGCATGGGCGTTACCGTAGATCGAGGATGGTCTGGAGCGTGTCGCGCGCGGTCTGGATCACGCGGCTCGACGCTTGATAGGCCTGCTGGAAGCGCAGCAGGTCGACCGCTTCGCTATCGAGATCGACACCCGAGGCGGACGCGAGCGCACTGACCGCGCCGTCGCGGATCGCGCCCTGGGCATCGGCGACGACCTTGCGCTGTTCGAGCGCGGCGGCGTTGCCGGCGATCAACGTCGTGGTGCGCCTCTCGAACGCGCCGCTAGTGCGGACCGCCTGCAACGCGGCAAGGTTGGACGCATCGCGCGGGCCGCCAGTGGAGCCCGCCGCGGCGATTTCGCGCGGGTCGGTCAGCGAGACCGCAATGTCGGTCGGCGTGGCGCCGGTCGCGAACAGCGGCGCGCCGGCGGTGCCGTTCAGGTCGCGGCCCTGCGCCTGGACCGCATTGACCTTCGCGGTGAAGTCGCTGGCGATGGCGTTGAGCGATCCGCGCGCGGCGGCGAGACGCTGTGCCCCTTCCGCGAAGCCGGCCAGGGCGCCGCCGGTCGGCGACACGGCCGATGCACCGCCCACGCCGGTCACTGCGAACTGCACCGCGCCTTCGCCGTTCCGAGCGTAGGAGATCTGCTCGCTCGAGCCGCCTGCGACGAACACCGCGCCGGTCGCGCCGCCGAGCCGGACGGTGGTCCGCCCGAGCGTATCGAACGACGTGGTGATGTCGGCGATCGTGCTCATCTGTTCGAGCATCTGGTCGCGCTGGTCGGCGAGCTGCGCGGCGATCGACGATCCCGGCTGGGTCCGCGCGATGCCGTCGTTGATCCTGGCGAGCGCGGTGCCGAGTGCGTTGAACGACTGCACCGCCTGCGACGCGGTCGAATCGAGATCGGCGGTCGCGGTGTCGAGCGCGCGCCCGGTTGCGGTGAACGCGGCGGCAGCCGTCCCGGCCGCTTCGAGCATGACGGCGCGCGCCGGCTCCGACGAGGGATCGGCGGCAAGTTTCTGTGCGGCCGTGAAGAAGCCGGTGATGCGGTCGCCAAGCTGGTTGTCGCCGAGCGCCGTCTCGATCCGGTTCATCCAGGTGATGCCGGCTTCGGTCTTGGCGAGATCGGTGCCGGCCGTGCGGACCGCTTGCGACCGGTAGGCGTCGGCGCTGCGGCCGATGCCGGTCACGGTGACGCCGCTGCTGCTGAGCGCGTTGCGCGCGTTCAGCCCGCCACCGACCGATGAGACTTCGGCGAGCGTCGTCGTCCGCCGGGTATAGCCCGCGGTGCCCGTGTTCGCGATGTTCTCCGACACCGTCGACAGCGCGGTCTGGTACGCGCGCACGCCCGAGGCGCCGATCGAGAGGAGATCGCTCATGGTGGCGAGCCTGCCGCGGCCTGGTTAAGATCGGATTGAGACTTGGCGAGAAAATCGGTCATCGCCTTGCCGATGCCGAGCGGCGTGTGCTCGGCCATCGACTTCGCGATCAGCCCGTCCTGCATGTCGGTGAAGGTGTCGATCGCCTTCGAACCGAACAATGGATCGCTGAGCTTCGCCTGCCGCATGCTTTTCAGCAT from Sphingomonas sp. HMP9 encodes:
- the plsX gene encoding phosphate acyltransferase PlsX, with amino-acid sequence MPDSGWIAVDAMGGDDGLAVMLAGVARARHRFEGMRFLLVGDETAIREELKAHPNLSQNSEIVHAPEVVGSSEKPSQAIRRAKKTSMGIAIDLVKQGRAAAAVSSGNTGALMAMAKLSLRMLPGIDRPALAARLPTLGDTDMVMLDLGANTECDARNLVQFAIMGAAYARTALDIPHPRVALLNIGSEDMKGTDEIRDAAAQLRATPSVDMQFEGFIEGDRLSRGEVDVVVCDGFSGNIALKTAEGTARFVADLLKRAFRSSVRSKLGFLISKPATELLRDHLDPNNHNGAVFLGLNGIVVKSHGGANERGVATAIGNAAKMVRNDLVRRIADDLGNVEKAA
- a CDS encoding beta-ketoacyl-ACP synthase III; protein product: MIRSVVIGTGSALPVRRVSNAELTETVDTSDEWIVERTGIRFRHIAGEGETTATLAADACKAALVAAGIDSQSIDLIVLATATPDQTFPSSATKVQAMLGIDDCVAFDVAAVCSGFLYAVQVVDSMIRSGVAKRALVIGAETFSRILDWEDRTTCVLFGDGAGAIVLEAQDTADADGRGILTTKLHADGRHNELLYVDGGVSTTGTVGKLRMKGREVFRHAVTNLASVMTESLAMAGLDANQVDWVVPHQANARILDATARKLGLAPAKVVVTVDQHANTSAASVPLALDVAVRDGRIREGQIVVLEAMGGGFTWGAAVIRF
- a CDS encoding integration host factor subunit alpha; protein product: MTMTGTLTRADLAESLHREVGLSRSDSSKIVEQILAEMCGALSEGENVKISGFGTFVLRDKGERVGRNPKTGIEVPIAPRRVLTFRASQMMRERIVGAD
- a CDS encoding MerR family transcriptional regulator, with protein sequence MPDGDDDSPADPTGDSGQNTNLVLASDGDAPSASVPGKTPVSGKTGAAFRTIGELSRETGLPQHILRYWETRFPQLRPLQRAGNRRYYRAEDAVLVRRIDTLLNREGYTVRGVQQLLAAEKTPVATTEAIEPMIPALRAIRALLADALVEDGRRA
- a CDS encoding MucR family transcriptional regulator, which gives rise to MTDTINTVELAAELTAAWLANPNTRTAADDVPTFLVAMHAAVEKLVGNGDAEPETAAMPASEPAVSVRKSLASPDHIISMLDGKKYKTLRRHLSTNGMTPEQYRERFNLKADYPMVAATYSEARRAMAKSIGLGRKAGTTIEKASEDAVKTVRKGGKAALDAAKKTLGSEG
- a CDS encoding MucR family transcriptional regulator: MAEDTTDLNAVELATEPTIAWLGNPNTRSSADDVPAFLGKMHETVATLLGTTTEAAPVEAATEYTPAVTARKSLASKDHIISMIDGKSYKTLRRHLATHGMTPAEYRERYGLKPDYPMVAENYSESRRAMAKKIGLVRKPGPRKTDSAPAQATTRKRKTDIAAAAE
- a CDS encoding flagellar motor protein MotB, translating into MAARAPHGTNQPPKVIVKKIYIEAHGGHHGGAWKVAYADFVTAMMAFFLLLWIVGATTEKQRKGIADYFAPTILNTRSLGIGGGGLFGGESILDKNRIGPKPGQTSMAQLAIPDAGLGGPSAGTGPKGSLKSRDALTKEDRKNFAALRRRVLGQIAGNARLSRLQNHVRFLPTQDGMRIDLVDDANYSMFALGTTALDPEASALIGMIAGSVQGMRNPIMIRGHTDSVPYGDPRAMNNWMLSSGRAEATRRRLLSGGTPEERFERIEGVADREPLIVKDPADPRNRRVAITLLYRRGLFAK
- the motA gene encoding flagellar motor stator protein MotA encodes the protein MFPVIGIVVLLVMVFGGFAFTGGALGPVMEAIPHEMLIIGGAAAGALIIGNSGKELKGLGAGLGKVFKGPKYKKQDYLDVIFLVSKLMKMLRMDGPIALEPHVEDPQSSAVFAEYPKLLKDKALVNLIADTLRLVVVSSGTLDVHAVEEVMDHSIKTHHHEEEAAHGTLASLADALPALGIVAAVLGVVKTMGSIDKPPSILGAMIGSALVGTFMGVLLAYGIVAPLANRLKQVLDADASIYDVVKQIIIASLHGHPQPLVIEAARSGIAHKNQPGFAEVFDGLRGK
- a CDS encoding flagellin N-terminal helical domain-containing protein: MQIATSLFYDRAAASMSSLGAKTDQLQTQISTGTRLSAPSSDSAAYQRLAGLKRDTVNDKAYVANLGTAESILKQGDTSLSAITDQLQSATELVTQAKTGTLNAANRKAIGEQIAGIVATLTNLANAKDARGQALFGGGDGAPAVAVDGTYALAAKPVSAIPIGDGQSVQANETAARIFTVGGTTKADGSIEGGTNTLAMLSAIAAVLQSDDFTAGSLGTSLADLGAAADQVSTVQASLGARAVRVDLETTRLTDVAADREATRSGLEDTDLTTTVVELQKTMTILSATQASFSKLSALSLFDYLR
- the flgK gene encoding flagellar hook-associated protein FlgK translates to MSDLLSIGASGVRAYQTALSTVSENIANTGTAGYTRRTTTLAEVSSVGGGLNARNALSSSGVTVTGIGRSADAYRSQAVRTAGTDLAKTEAGITWMNRIETALGDNQLGDRITGFFTAAQKLAADPSSEPARAVMLEAAGTAAAAFTATGRALDTATADLDSTASQAVQSFNALGTALARINDGIARTQPGSSIAAQLADQRDQMLEQMSTIADITTSFDTLGRTTVRLGGATGAVFVAGGSSEQISYARNGEGAVQFAVTGVGGASAVSPTGGALAGFAEGAQRLAAARGSLNAIASDFTAKVNAVQAQGRDLNGTAGAPLFATGATPTDIAVSLTDPREIAAAGSTGGPRDASNLAALQAVRTSGAFERRTTTLIAGNAAALEQRKVVADAQGAIRDGAVSALASASGVDLDSEAVDLLRFQQAYQASSRVIQTARDTLQTILDLR
- a CDS encoding rod-binding protein encodes the protein MSPISAPAATTGISTDTSRLKSKDNLDKAGEKFEAVFTGMMLKSMRQAKLSDPLFGSKAIDTFTDMQDGLIAKSMAEHTPLGIGKAMTDFLAKSQSDLNQAAAGSPP